A region from the Alnus glutinosa chromosome 5, dhAlnGlut1.1, whole genome shotgun sequence genome encodes:
- the LOC133868884 gene encoding uncharacterized protein LOC133868884: MFKSMLNAPTEFYDKWNVQTFVLLSLSLQAILILFAPFRKRTGNGKVVFLIWVAYLLADWAANFAVGLISNSQKDIRQRISRQPDDHADILAFWAPFLLLHLGGPDTITAFALEDNALWLRHLVGLISQVAAAFLVFGQSFPKNKLWVSTFLLFVAGIIKYAERTRALFLANLAKFRKMKLKDPDPGPNYAKLMEEYSSKKNDAKLPAQIELIPEPNKESRTKGYVVGEGKLDDDLSVVKHAYHFYRQGCATPALRQPVPVQPTGTVQHPKFSQTARGSPTVQAVPGICADDPFKILGYFPNNFYEIFNGLIVDLIFSFRERDESRLFFKNRTPEDALKVLAVELNFIYEVLYTKVAMVHLGLGYSIRFVSWCVVVAALSTFYSIDKNGFHKTDVGITQGCPRITYTLLFGAIALDTIALFMLAFSDWTAASIQKLSRGNIWKASIDRCFLPLLKYFLTLKKINWWKEGESTSWLGRAREILFRRWSESLSQYNLIHYSLKERPKRNATLLFDCFGRTWIGLIKRMDLKDWYDQMKYETKKRFTEDLWKFIFEQLKNKSELGDDPDTAKKIWSARGEWVLQNTEWTIESSSKLMQYILDVDYDQSLILWHIATDLCYHTENINIHDDQRDGDSNNRREICKMLSDYMLYLLIMQPTMMSAVAGIGEIRFRDTCAEAKEFFTRKNIPAKEEHEQACERILDVNTDVRPVDLKGDRSKSVLFDACILAKELQNLKAPNKWYVMSEVWVELLSYAASHCRANTHAALLSKGGELITFVWLLMAHFGIGDQFQINEGHARAKLNVGK, translated from the exons ATGTTTAAGTCTATGCTTAACGCACCCACGGAGTTCTATGATAAATGGAACGTCCAAACTTTCGTTCTGCTAAGTCTCTCACTACAGGCCATTCTAATTTTATTTGCACCATTCAGAAAGCGAACAGGAAATGGGAAGGTAGTCTTTCTGATTTGGGTAGCTTACTTGCTGGCCGATTGGGCTGCTAACTTTGCAGTGGGACTTATTTCCAACAGTCAAAAAGATATTCGCCAAAGAATTTCTCGTCAACCTGATGATCATGCTGACATTCTAGCATTTTGGgctccttttcttttgttacaCCTTGGTGGTCCAGATACCATAACTGCTTTTGCTCTCGAGGATAATGCCCTCTGGCTAAGGCACTTGGTTGGGCTCATAAGCCAGGTTGCTGCTGCTTTCCTTGTCTTTGGTCAATCCTTTCCCAAAAACAAGTTATGGGTATCTACTTTCCTTCTGTTTGTCGCTGGAATCATCAAGTATGCTGAGCGAACACGTGCTTTATTTCTTGCAAACCTGGCTAAATTCCGGAAAATGAAGCTTAAAGATCCTGACCCAGGGCCTAACTATGCAAAACTCATGGAGGAATACTCTTCGAAGAAAAATGATGCCAAACTCCCAGCCCAGATAGAATTGATACCAGAACCTAATAAAGAATCCAGGACTAAAGGTTATGTAGTCGGTGAAGGCAAGCTAGATGATGATCTTTCGGTGGTGAAACATGCTTATCATTTCT ACAGACAAGGGTGTGCGACCCCGGCTTTACGCCAACCTGTTCCTGTCCAGCCTACAGGAACTGTGCAGCACCCAAAATTTTCCCAAACAGCTCGTGGGAGCCCAACTGTTCAAGCCGTGCCTGGAATTTGTGCGGATGATCCCTTCAAGATTCTCGG ATATTTCCCCAACAATTTCTACGAAATCTTCAATGGTCTCATCGTGGATCTAATCTTTAGCTTCCGCGAGCGAGATGAGAGCCGACTGTTTTTCAAGAACAGAACCCCGGAAGATGCCTTGAAAGTGCTAGCGGTTGAACTCAACTTCATTTATGAAGTTCTGTATACGAAAGTTGCCATGGTGCATTTAGGGCTTGGATACTCTATCCGGTTTGTATCCTGGTGTGTGGTTGTGGCAGCCCTTTCAACCTTCTATTCAATAGATAAGAATGGTTTTCACAAGACTGATGTTGGAATTACccagggctg ccctagaaTTACCTACACCTTGCTCTTTGGTGCCATAGCCTTGGATACAATTGCTCTCTTTATGTTGGCTTTCTCTGATTGGACTGCTGCTTCGATCCAGAAATTGTCGAGGGGAAATATCTGGAAAGCTTCTATAGACAGATGCTTCCTCCCTCTCCTCAAATACTTTCTCACTCTCAAGAAGATAAACTGGTGGAAAGAAGGAGAATCAACAAGTTGGTTGGGACGGGCTAGAGAAATCCTATTCCGGAGGTGGTCTGAATCTCTATCTCAATACAACCTGATACATTATTCTTTGAAAGAACGTCCAAAAAGGAACGCTACACTACTCTTTGATTGTTTTGGCCGTACATGGATTGGTCTCATTAAAAGAATGGACCTTAAAGATTGGTATGATCAGATGAAATATGAGACCAAGAAACGATTTACAGAAGATCTATGGAAATTCATCTTTGAGCAGCTGAAAAATAAATCGGAACTTGGAGATGATCCTGACACTGCGAAGAAGATATGGTCAGCCCGTGGAGAATGGGTTCTACAGAATACTGAATGGACTATTGAGAGTAGTAGCAAGTTGATGCAATATATTCTAGACGTTGATTATGATCAGAGCCTCATATTATGGCATATTGCTACAGATCTTTGCTATCATACGGAGAATATTAATATTCATGATGATCAGAGGGATGGCGACAGTAATAATCGTCGTGAAATTTGTAAAATGCTTTCGGATTATATGTTATATCTTCTAATTATGCAGCCTACTATGATGTCTGCTGTAGCAGGTATTGGCGAAATAAGATTCCGCGATACATGTGCCGAGGCCAAAGAATTCTTCACCAGAAAGAACATACCGGCTAAAGAAGAACATGAACAGGCATGCGAAAGGATCCTTGACGTAAATACTGATGTCAGACCTGTTGATTTGAAGGGTGACAGAAGCAAATCTGTGCTGTTTGATGCATGTATTCTCGCCAAAGAGCTACAAAATTTGAAGGCGCCGAATAAATGGTATGTAATGAGTGAAGTGTGGGTGGAATTGTTGTCTTATGCTGCAAGCCATTGCAGGGCCAATACTCATGCTGCTCTACTAAGCAAAGGAGGAGAGCTTATCACATTCGTCTGGTTATTAATGGCTCATTTTGGCATAGGGGATCAGTTCCAAATAAATGAGGGCCATGCAAGAGCAAAATTGAATGTGGGTAAGTAA
- the LOC133868069 gene encoding uncharacterized protein LOC133868069 has translation MSSPDQSSVAGSGNLNVTEINDTVIPVVVESLKNFVDFLVQKQPDSNVGNNGSSHSSPVDYKKMGNEVEKLRKDLIYIGESFKNLKGFEDRSSDLFKLLKERSSFNNLQDKQLQDKKLQAKLSAINKIVIELKLRIPLPHKLSSDAHRFTRGATEFDDSEGVDELPVLHVDEEFGNSLAFRDFRLVYDKLPNSRIKLCLLCFALIPENEIVKKRFMTYWWVGEGFISPQGEKADDGTDTFLSVEEVADRIFKELANKDCIEPVNEKHRFVVDSYKMNPFIRSAVILLAKKARFFDFDDKKWNPSANFKTSYRACLVDGFSQELVKSGSESVTEKSGSESITEKSGSESVTEKEKRNAGLDPEKLQTIFNVNEPYPDFFKSEWFSKLKTIKVLYLGRWQTSAKHHIEVESVEFLKGLKSMKLLRFFSLQGISRITKLPDSLCKLLNLRILDLRACHSLEELPDGIGSLVNLTHLDISECYLLDYIPKKIKSLSKLRVLKGFVIGDRLSEDSCTLADMLDLKELRKLSIYTNTKAFPNAEDVINLQKFKNLEKLTIEWGAFPTNTDSDPQQDKGEEQPMTPATTSSKKRGDKKKQDKDVAQPIAEATKSPKKSGDKNKQGESVAQPISATNTSPMNRGNNQMQDKGAAQPSTTTPKNSGGKKNQDRGVAEPMAGNTMNPENSGDNKKKERGPAAYAKTLSKKFTFKQGKLGPTDLEGFKKLKKLDLKCYPWMEAPRWLLPEKLPDIEKLYIRGGNLQNLSPGQENDKWKVNILRLKFLSNLKMDWKKLLSSFPDLIYLETYKCPKLTFFPCNENGIRLEPRTVDGRKAAERYNIVH, from the coding sequence ATGTCTTCGCCCGATCAGTCTTCTGTCGCAGGTTCCGGCAACTTGAACGTTACGGAGATAAACGATACCGTTATACCGGTTGTTGTCGAGAGCCTCAAAAACTTCGTGGACTTCCTGGTCCAAAAACAACCTGACAGCAACGTTGGCAACAACGGCAGCAGCCATTCTAGCCCGGTCGACTATAAGAAAATGGGTAACGAAGTGGAGAAGTTAAGGAAAGATCTGATTTACATAGGAGAATCCTTCAAGAATCTCAAGGGCTTCGAGGACAGATCCAGTGACCTCTTCAAACTTCTTAAAGAACGCAGCTCCTTCAACAATTTGCAAGACAAGCAGCTCCAAGACAAGAAGCTCCAAGCCAAGCTTAGCGCCATCAACAAGATTGTGATCGAGTTGAAGCTCCGGATCCCGTTACCCCATAAGTTGTCCTCCGACGCCCACCGGTTCACACGGGGTGCCACCGAGTTTGATGACTCGGAGGGGGTTGATGAATTGCCTGTCCTACATGTTGACGAGGAATTTGGGAATAGCTTGGCTTTCCGAGACTTCCGGTTAGTATATGATAAATTGCCCAACTCCAGAATAAAGTTGTGCTTGCTGTGTTTTGCTTTAATTCCGGAAAATgagattgtgaagaagaggtttATGACATATTGGTGGGTTGGAGAAGGATTTATTAGCCCACAGGGTGAGAAAGCTGATGATGGAACCGACACCTTCTTGTCGGTTGAGGAAGTTGCTGATAGAATCTTCAAAGAGCTGGCGAACAAGGACTGCATTGAGCCCGTAAATGAGAAGCACAGGTTTGTCGTGGACAGTTATAAGATGAATCCTTTCATCCGTTCGGCGGTGATTTTGCTTGCCAAAAAAGCTAGGTTCTTTGATTTTGATGACAAAAAATGGAATCCCAGTGCCAATTTTAAGACGTCTTACCGGGCGTGTTTAGTCGATGGATTTTCTCAGGAGTTGGTGAAAAGTGGATCTGAATCGGTTACAGAGAAAAGTGGATCTGAATCGATTACAGAGAAAAGTGGCTCCGAATCCGTtacagagaaagagaaaaggaacGCTGGATTGGATCCAGAGAAACTGCAAACAATATTCAATGTCAATGAGCCTTATCCTGACTTCTTCAAATCGGAGTGGTTCTCAAAGTTGAAGACTATCAAGGTTCTTTATCTGGGAAGGTGGCAGACCTCAGCTAAGCATCATATTGAAGTAGAGAGCGTTGAGTTCTTAAAAGGGTTGAAAAGTATGAAACTCCTAAGGTTTTTCAGCCTTCAAGGAATTTCTAGAATTACCAAGCTTCCTGATTCCCTATGTAAGCTCTTAAATTTGAGGATCTTGGATCTTAGAGCGTGTCACAGTCTAGAGGAACTTCCAGATGGAATAGGTTCACTCGTGAATCTGACACACTTGGATATATCTGAGTGTTACTTGCTCGATTACATTCCCAAAAAGATTAAGTCTCTCTCAAAACTTCGAGTCCTTAAAGGGTTTGTAATTGGTGACCGTCTAAGTGAAGATTCGTGTACTCTTGCTGATATGTTAGACTTGAAGGAGCTGAGGAAATTGAGCATCTACACAAACACGAAGGCTTTCCCCAATGCCGAAGACGTAATCAATcttcaaaagtttaaaaatcTTGAGAAACTTACAATTGAGTGGGGAGCTTTTCCCACCAATACAGACAGCGATCCTCAGCAAGACAAGGGTGAAGAACAACCAATGACACCAGCCACCACAAGTTCAAAGAAGAGGGGAGATAAGAAAAAGCAAGACAAGGATGTGGCACAACCAATTGCAGAAGCCACCAAGAGTCCAAAGAAGAGTGGAGATAAAAATAAGCAAGGCGAGAGTGTGGCACAACCAATTTCAGCAACTAACACGAGTCCTATGAACCGTGGAAATAACCAAATGCAAGACAAGGGTGCGGCACAACCAAGCACCACAACTCCAAAGAACTCTGGGGGTAAGAAAAATCAAGACAGGGGTGTAGCGGAACCAATGGCAGGAAACACCATGAATCCAGAGAATAGTGGAGAtaacaaaaagaaggaaagggGACCAGCAGCATATGCTAAGACTTTGTCAAAAAAATTCACCTTTAAGCAAGGAAAGCTGGGACCAACAGATCTCGAAGGCTTTAAGAAACTAAAGAAACTGGATCTCAAGTGTTACCCTTGGATGGAAGCACCCAGATGGTTGCTGCCTGAAAAACTTCCGGACATAGAGAAACTCTACATCAGAGGAGGGAACCTCCAAAATCTAAGTCCAGGTCAGGAGAATGACAAGTGGAAAGTTAACATACTACGTCTGAAGTTCTTGAGTAATTTAAAGATGGATTGGAAAAAACTCCTGTCATCATTTCCAGACTTGATTTACTTAGAGACATACAAATGCCCCAAACTCACTTTCTTTCCATGTAATGAGAACGGAATCAGGCTGGAGCCAAGAACTGTTGATGGAAGGAAGGCAGCCGAGAGATATAACATTGTGCATTAA